ggagggggcgggtgtcttctgataatggcccagctgttaaaccaggaGGAGCAGTGTTcttatctcttccaggacccatcctccctccaggggatatctCCTGCTAATGGGCCATCGAGGCACaccacatgactgataaaattccatcatcccactgggagatgctccactGAGCAGGAGGAGCCCAACATTCCAACCTGGATAAAACTTGGGATTCAGAACAGCAAGgcagcctgtttgcactggattcccggaggaacACCGGGCCTATCAgatcaccactggactttctacaggatcatctccaCTCCAACAGcaccacatctgtcactgcaggaggacttgatTGGGCTGTGAccagcaccctgaccaacagggtgccaggttgtgttctgactctgggagtgattttcttttttcttcgTTTTGCTTTTTcggtactactacatttttaatattcctagtaaataactgttattcctattcctatatctttgcctgaaagtccCTTGATTTCAGAAGgaaggggtttacattctcattccaagggaagctctggcttttccatggcagacacctgtctttccaaactaagctcagggagaagagctgcagctgtcAAGAGACACTCCTTCTGCATGATttagcagagctcagggagaagagctgcagctgtcAAGAGACACTCCTTCTGCATGATTTAGCAGAGCTACACCCTTCTAGAACACCTCCAAGGCCTGCCTTCTTACTCCACCACCCACTGCTCCAACATCTCTGGCAATTCACAACTGGATTTTTAGATTTAGCAAAGCAAACTCTTACAGCACAGCTCATGCCTACAGGTGGAAATCTTACCAGTGTGCCAGTCTCTAGAAATCCAGCCAAGGATGATGAAGGTAAGGGCAGCATGGAAACTATCCAGTCAAGAAATTCAGTTTGGTATTCTAACTCTTTTAGCTGGACTTTCTGTCTAAACCTGCCCTTTACTAAGGGAGAAAAACATCCAGGTAAAACTTGGGGGCAGTGAGGATCTGGTGCATTGCAGGTGAGACCCAACCACAcggggagaggaagagaaaccCCCTGgagcaaaacaaaccacaatGTCAACAGACAAAACTGGTGCAAACTGAGCCTCTCCTGCACCACACGTGTGAGCTTTGCTATGTGCTGCCTGTGTGGAAACCCCTGCGTGGATGGAAGCCACAACACCAAAGTGAGTGTGAGAGGCTTTGGGGTGAAAGGCCTGAGAAAAGGGGAAGAGGTGAAAAAAAGTCAGTTGTGGAGACTAGTTTGGGTCTTCAGAGAGATGGACTCCATTAGTGCCCTGCCATGATCTCCCTACAAGCTGCCAGGAAAAGTCCTGATGTTTGCCATCAAGATCTTTCTTGTTGGGAATTGACTCACGAGCACAAGTGGAGTCCAGTCAGatgtggctgctcctgccatccctgcatccctctccTCCAAGCTCCTTCAGGAGTTTGctctcaaagctgagacagctGAGCTGGATATGAAGAAATTTGATGTAATCATGCCTAAAATCCCAGTGGAAGGCTAATCATCCAGGATATTTCATCTCATGTCTGAGTTACTTGACTACACTTACctaattgtaaatatttattcGTTTTCAGTTCTGAAAGTATAAATCTCTAGAGGCATTGCATCTACCTAAAGTTTCCAAAACTAAGCCAGGCCTAGAATTTAACCCTGAGGGACATTTTAACACCCTGTCTTTGTCACAGACTGTTTAATGGACTGAGAGGTTGGTTAAAACCctgctggatttggggctgTTACACAGAAGTAGGTGCATAGTACTGTGCAGGCTTTGGCTGGAACTGGGGGACATTTTACAGAGATTTGCCCAatgaaatgtaataaaaagGCAAATCCATTCATCCAAATGGTTTTCATCAAAACTCTTTCCAAAAGTCAAAATACCTCCATTCAAAGCAGCTACTAAAACTCAAATGAGACCATTATTTTTTAGCACTGCAAGCTAAATGTATTGAATCTGAACTTCCTCCACACCCCTCTTTCACTTCACACAACTCTGGTAACAAAACTTGTTTGGGAAGCTAAAAATTAACCcaggcaacaacaacaacaaacgTTAAATACGTGTCCACCCCCAGCCACATCTGCAAAGGGATTTTCTCACTGTCTGCTCTCAGGAACAAGATTTAACCCCAGTGACGGAGCTGACGAACTGAGGCACAATGGAAACAGCCCCCAGTCCCAGCAGAGGGCAAAGTCAGGACACCCAAACCCCAGGCTGATAACCCTCGCCACAGAACCTTCCTCCTCTTTGATCTCCTCTCTTCCTAAATGAGCGTTTCTGTTCAATATCAGGCTCAGCTGGAAGCTCTTAAGGCTACTTAAAAATTTATGACGAGGGATAACACAGGGCAAAGCTCCAGCTTGTTTGTACAAACCGTGGCAGTTCGACATCTCCGTGGCCACACAGCAAAAGGCAGCGCATCCCTCCAGGccaagagagggaaaagggcaggagcCACGGAAATGGACTGACCTTCATCTCCACACACGAGTTTCTTCACCACACAGGGGATCTCCGTGTAGCCAAAGGCCTTCAGCTGCTCCACCTGCCGAGCTGTGATGGGATGCTCCCACATGGCCGTGTTCATGGCTGGGCAGAAGAGCAGGGGTTTGCTCAGGTCCCACGCGCGGATGACACAAGTCTGCGGGAGAAGCCAAGGGAGGGCTCGGATCTCCTCATTCCTTCCCATCCCTCTGCTGCACCTTTCCAGCCTGGCTGTCGTTTTGTCAGCGCAGCTGGACTAACCCATGGGCTGAGACTAATTTGTAGCGTATTCCAGCCAAGCTCATCTCTGACAGGCAGGAAAGATGAGAGAGGCTACCCAGAGGATAAATcccacctgctccagccagcagcCCAGGATGGAGCAAACCAAGCTGGAATGGGATGTGTACAGACTGTGTGAGAGACAGAGAAGCTGAGAGGTGGCCACAGATCATATCGGCTCCAGAGAAACCCCTGGGGCAACACTTCAGATAAGCCAGCTGCAAAGCTAAACACTGAAAGCTGGCAATGAGTCTTTCTGACATGATATGCCAGCTGGATCCATAACTCCCCACGAGGGAAGCAGTGCTGCTTCCAGGACACAACAGAGGAGAACACAAGCACAAGcatctgggctgctgcaggacatGCTGGCAGGTTACAAAGCATCTGGCAGCTCCTGTGTGCTACAGGCAATCAAATCTGACTCCTCAGCACTTCCAGATAATCCAGGATCACCTCATCCCCTTGGAAAGATAAATGCTGGTTGCTCTTAGTGTAATGTCCATCAGATTCCCCAGGCCTTGCAGCATTTCAAACACAGGAACTTCCAAGGGAGCAGCCCGGATCAGAGTCCTTACAGGAACCCTGCCCATCCTTTTTTTATACCCTGTGACTTGAACCCCTCCCAGCACAAGGAAATCTGATGGAATCTGCTCTGAACTGCcaaccagcacctccagcactcactttccttccctggagctgcctcttCCCTCCACAAGGCTCTTCAAGATTGGCAGTGAAGCTACACATCCCTGACATCCTTCCTGAGCTCTTCCCTCTGCTAAATCACCCACAAGAGACCCAGAAGGACAAGACATTGCTTGTCCCTCCCACGACTCTTTCTGGCTTCTTTCAGATCCCCAGTGATCTGCTCTGGGtggattttattcttttatatgCACTTCTTGGCCAAAAGGCTGTAGGTCACACAGATCTGCAGCTTCCTGAGATCTTTTGTGTTGTTCATGCTTGGCCACAAAACATTCAGCCCCCACTGAAGGTCCCCAGCACCCAACAATGAAGCACATTCCCTTTTAATACACTTTCTGATTAGGCTGAAGAGCTTCAAGAGCACTTTAAATACCAAAAAACAAGCCTGAACAAGCAAAAGCCTCTGTAGCAGAGACTGGGAGGTAAGTGGGCATGAGCGTGTTTGAAAGTCTGTGCTATGTTACGTGAGGGAGGTGGTGAAGTAGCAGGAAGTAAACAGTTTTATCTGATCTCGCAGGTGTCTTTCCAGATTGCATTGAAAAACGTAGAGGAACTCAAAAGTGAGTGagcatgtgtttgtgtgtacGAGGAGTGACACAGAGAGAGGATGGAGGCAGAAGGAAATACCACCCtccagaaaaagcaagaaagacacaaagcagggacagggaaatAAGACAAGAGACTGACAGAGCCAAGGAGTGGGAAGGGATTAGgtcaggaaaggaaagagaaggagcagTGGAACCGTGCTGGGGAAGTGAGAGACGAGCAGATGAAGAGGGAGCAGAACGTGCAAATGGCACTGTTGGTGGTGCTGCAGAAGCACCAAGGTCAGGCAGTCCTGAGGCgtggcagcagtggcaggcAGAGCCTGGGTACTCACCAGCAGGTTGTCACAGATGCCATTGGCCACCTTGGCCAGCGTGTTGGCGTCCAGAGGTGCCACCACCATGAGGTCAGCCCAGCGCCGGAGCTCAATGTGCAGGACGGGGTCTGAGCGGCCCTTCCACAGCTGGGGGGACACAAGGTGGGGAGCACCAAACCCTCACACACCTCATCCATCCCACCTCAGAAAACAGTTCCTTATGGAATTCCTATGGAATTATGTTCATGGAATTGAAGGGAGGGCAGCAAATCAGCGGACGGGGGCATCCTTTCCCCATAAGATGATTCACACATCCACAGGTTTCAACTCACAGCAAAGAGCTGACCCCATCCACAGCATCCCTTAGCTTTGGAATGATTCCTATAAGAGCTCCATCCTTCAGCCAGCTAAGCCAGGCAGACCCAAACCAGAGGTACATTTCCTGGGGAACCACGTGATTTATAAGCTTCACACTGAAGTGAAGCTGCCCACTGGCTTCTCATGAGGTACAGACCCCTAACTGAACAAGTCACGTTTAATTAGGATGCACAACCCTACTCACACTCACAGCAGCAAAGGGAACCCTCCAGAGTACTGGAGAGAACAGTGTCCTGTTGGCTTTCTCCACAATGGATGAGGTTTATCCAGTCTGGCACTTCCCTCCTGTCTCAGCtctttgaatcacagaatggtttggcttgggaCAGACCGGAAAGTTCACCTTGTCccatgggaagggacaccttccacttgaccaggttgctccaaggccCATCCAACCcctaaacacttccagggatggggcagccacagcttctccttgACACACTCACTCTTGAGTGAATAGTTCCGTTTTCACTAAAGCCCTGAGTCTCTCAAGAGAACCCTGGTCTTAACAGCTCAGTCAACTGGGAAGGAGTCCTGAGAAGCAGCAAACAGCATCAGCTGCTTACTCCCCAGAGGACACCCAACCACAGGCCAGCACGGGCTGCATCAGGGCCACAAACTGCTCCTTCTCTGAGTCATGGGAAGCCACAAAAAGGCAGCATCCGAAAAGCTGGGGCTTCCTGAACACCTTTCCCACCTCCTCCACTCAGTTCTATTCTTTCTTGTCATTTTATTATCAGAGCAAAGTATCTCACAAAGAGATGCTGTCACagtgagcccagaggaggccatcAAGCTGATCAGAGGGAGGGAGCACCTCTTCCATGAGGAAAGGCTCAGAGAACTGGCagtgttcagtctggagaagagaaagctttaGGATGACCTAATTGtgtccttccagtgcctgaaggagccAGCAGGATGGAAGGAGGCtatttacaagggcctggagcaacaggacaaggggaaatggctccCAGGTGCCAGGGTTAGATTGGATAatggaagaaattgttccctgtgagggtggagaggccctggcacaggttgcccaaagcAACTgtgcctgccccatccctggaaacgttccaggccaggttggatggggctcggagcaacctgggatagtggaaggtgtccatgcccatggcagagggtggatCTGGATGAGTTTTGAGgtcccttgcaacccaaaccattctgtggttaTTTCCCACCACAAgagctctgtgcctgctctccAGTGTGCCAGCAGACCTCAAAGCCTGAGCTCCACCACTTCTATCACCCCACTGGGGGCTCCTCAGAAATAACCGCCTGAGGCTGTAGCACCCTGGGATCCAGCAGGTATCCACCAATCCCTGAGACCAGCCAGAAAGCTTCCTGGCTGTTGCCATTGGCGTGTTTCTGACTGCTTAAAAGCAATGCTCATGTGTGAGCAGCAATAAGGCTAAGGAGAGAGCACCTTGTGCTCAGATCAGCACGGCAAAGCAGGGATGAAATGTATGGAAAAACAAATCTCGATGTTTGTACAAagaacctcctcctcctcaaggaCTCTCAAAGTGTGTCAGTAAAACGGCAGTCAGGAGAAAAAGCCGTttcacagggagcagaggtgtTCACAGCCCTGACAGCTGAGCTAAGGAGaatgaagctgctgcctgcGTGACAAGAATGACTCATGACAAGCACCAAACGTGCTCACCATGCCTCTGCAGTGGCTGTCTTGACATTTCCTGACAATCCTCTCAGAGCAGCTGGGCCCAGGGTAGAGAGAGACTGCTACCCTCCCTGACTGCTGCAGGACAAAATCCTGCAATGCATCAGGGCAgcctctctcttcctcctcatttACAGCACGTTCTTCAAAAGCCACACTCCAAACATCATTACCAGACCAAGGAGCGAGTCTTGGCccaggtttaaaaaaagaactatGTGCGGTTTTTTGCAAAAAAACTTAAGAGGAATGGTTCTACTTGCAGGAACAACTCACCTGCCACTCCTCTTCATCACCATAGAGGGCCACGGGAATCTCCTGGACACTGTAGAAATGTTTTGCTCTCTCAGTAGTGACCACCTTCACCTCAAgctaagcagaaagaaaaagaccacTGGTTAGACTTGAGGACAATTTTGAAGATTTTGTGCCTTCTCAGAGAGCTTCCCCTATTCATGGCTGAAAGGCCAGGCCATCACAGGCATCCACAGGAGCCAGAAACTCATTTCATGTCAACCTAAAACAGGCAGGTCCTCACCTGCCAAGCAAAAGGGAAAACCTCTGTGCAGGTGTGCCCATAGCATAGGGTTTGTGTGCAGCAACCAGTGGCTTTCACACAAAGAGACAGAGTGGGTGAACACATGAGGGtttgttgctagaggacacaaaaagaatgagACTCACAGTCTGTAGTtaaagcaaaaagaagagaagtTTATTTCTCAACTTTGATctatatagattctggacaatgaccagggattggagaatgaggtggCCACCTCTCTGACCCCACTAATCAAACTAGAAATCCATTAATTGTCCCTCCTcaaaaaggaatgtgaaaacaatcactttgtttat
This region of Hirundo rustica isolate bHirRus1 chromosome 13, bHirRus1.pri.v3, whole genome shotgun sequence genomic DNA includes:
- the PPCDC gene encoding phosphopantothenoylcysteine decarboxylase isoform X1; its protein translation is MEPISLPEPGSPAGNSSSVAQEKFRVLVGVTGSVAALKLPLLVAELLKIPGLEVKVVTTERAKHFYSVQEIPVALYGDEEEWQLWKGRSDPVLHIELRRWADLMVVAPLDANTLAKVANGICDNLLTCVIRAWDLSKPLLFCPAMNTAMWEHPITARQVEQLKAFGYTEIPCVVKKLVCGDEGTGNCCMGREVSEGDEWFCCVCQADGHQNTWACPSWLEE
- the PPCDC gene encoding phosphopantothenoylcysteine decarboxylase isoform X2, whose translation is MEPISLPEPGSPAGNSSSVAQEKFRVLVGVTGSVAALKLPLLVAELLKIPGLEVKVVTTERAKHFYSVQEIPVALYGDEEEWQLWKGRSDPVLHIELRRWADLMVVAPLDANTLAKVANGICDNLLTCVIRAWDLSKPLLFCPAMNTAMWEHPITARQVEQLKAFGYTEIPCVVKKLVCGDEGRGAMAEVWTIVETIKRTLEERDVTKQS